Genomic DNA from Fimbriimonas ginsengisoli Gsoil 348:
GCGCTGCGCACGATCCTGCTCCGCGCTTCCTTTAATTGCGACTGGAGGGTCCGTAGTTCTGCCTGTCGGTCGTTGCGATACACCCCATCTGCCGAGGTGGACACCGTCCTATGGCGACTTAGTCGTGACCCTTGGGCACGGGTACGGGAAACCAGCATAGATTGCATGGTCGACCGGCACCCCGACAGCGTGTGGCCCTTCTTGGTGAAGTGTGCTGACGATAGAGTGAGTCGTTTGAGAGGTTGGATCGCCAAATACATGGTGGAGGCTGACGCATTCAGATCGTTTACTTGGGCAAGGGAAAGAGTCCAAAGCAAGAATGCGAACGAGGCCGACACGGCAAGACTGGTCCTCGTCGAAAGCATTGGAAAGGTGATCGGCGTCGAAAAGTTTATCTGTGCCTACCTGGTCAATCCAAAAATGCCGAACCGAGAATTTTTGGGTCGACAAATCCTCGGCGAAGATTTTCCTGAAATCCGCCCGGTGCTCGATTCATGGCTGCACGATCCAGACCCTATGATGCGGATCCTTTGGTGCGATTATGTTTGCTGCCACGAAGACGTCGCGGCCATTCCCGAACTTAAACGGCTTATCCAAGTGAGTTCCGACGAAGTTAAGAAGAGCGCAATGGAAGCGTTGGAGCGTATCACCTCCCTCCAGGGGCGAGGCGATTCGTAAGCTCCCAGCCATCGCGCAAGACAACCCGCTCCCCACGCCTCCGGCCCTAACAGCCCAACACCCCGCGAAGCAAACACCCTAACACCCTAAGCGCTACCAACGCCTAACGCCTAACGCGCCCCAAAGGTGTAACCTTGGGGAATGGGGGCAGGGAAGATTCTTGTAATCGGCGCCGTCGTAGCCGGATTAGGGGCGAGCGCGCTTACTTTGCTGAGCAGAAGGGACGACAAGCGGCGCATCGTGACCGGCAAATACATCTCGCCACAGGGCGAACAGACCGAGGTCGGCAGCTTTCCGATTAATATTGCGTTAAGTCCGGATCGGAGATATTTCGTCGTCACCAACGTCGGATTTCGGCAGCAGCTCTCGGTGCTCGATTCGGTCACCGGAAAGCTCTTGAGCCGAACTCAGTTCTTGGCTCGGGCCAAGCAGGATAAGGCGCTTTACTACGGTCTGGCTTTTCGCCAGGAAGGTAGCCGTACGCTCCTTTATGCTTCGCAAGGGTCGGAAGACGTCGTCGGCGTCTTCGAGCTCTCCTCCGACGGTCAGCTCGAAAGGGTCTCTCGGTTCGCCGATCCTCCCCCCGCCTACAAGAACAAGATTCCACACCATGTGGCCGGCGTCGCCGTCAGCGCCGACGGCCGCACGCTCTTCGCCGTGAATAACCAGAGCCACGCCGAGAACGGCTTCACCGGCTCGGTTAGCTTCATCGATACCGGGAATGGAACGGTGACGAAAGAAGTGAAGGTCCCGGCGTTCCCGTATTCGGTAGTTGCGGTCGTTCGCGGCCCGATGGCGGGGAAGCGGATCTATGTCAGTTGCGAGCGCGACGGGGTCGTCGCCTCGATCGATACCGAGTCGGGCGCCGTCACTACCATCCGGACCGGCGGCGGGCCGACTTCACTGTTGCTGAACCGGGATAACACCGCCCTATACGTTTCCAACTCGAATGGAGACACCGTTTCTGCCCTCGACGTCGCCACCAATCGCGTAACGGATACTCTGCTGCTCCGGCAAGGGGACCTACGCGGCATACCGGGCGCGACTCCGCTCGGGATGGTGCTCGCTCCAGATCAGGAGACCCTTTACGTCGCCTTGGGCGACATGAATGCGGTAGCCGTAGTCGACGTCAAGGCCCACCGGGTCCGCGGACTGGTCGACGCCGGCTGGTATCCCACCGCAGTAGCGCTCTCTCCCGATGGACGACACCTGTTCGTCGCCAACGCCAAGGGCGTCCAAACCAGAAATCCGAACGACAAGCCGGTCCGCGACTGGGGTCAATACCATCCGAACATCATCGAAGGCACGGTTTCTCACCTGCTCCTCAGCGACGTGGAGAAAGGTTTGGCCGCTTCAACCGCCCGTGTGTTGGATAACAACCTCGCGACCGGCCATGCGGCCACGGCGATTAGCCGGCAATTCACACGCCCGCCGGTGAAGCACGTGGTTTACGTCATTAAAGAGAACCGGACGTACGATCAGGTGTTCGGCGACATATCCCGGGCAAACGGGGACGCCAGCCTTTGCTTGTTCCCTCGGGAGGTCACGCCGAACCAACACGCCCTCGCCGACCGGTTCGCGCTGCTCGACAACTTCTACGTCTGCGCCGAGGTTTCGGCGGACGGCTGGAACTGGTCGACCTCCGGCATGGGCAATGCATATACGGAGCGGAACGTGCCGTACAACTACAGCGGTCGCGGCCGCGCCTACGATTTCGAAGGAACGAACAACGGAACCTCCGTCGATCTGGAAGGAATGCGCGACGTTGCCACCTCCGCCGGCGGATACCTCTGGGATCAGGCGGCGAAAGCCCGCAAGTCGTACCGAAACTACGGGTTCTTCGTGGAAGGGAAGCCGGGGAAGGCCGGCGAGGCCGAACATGAAGAGGCGACAAAGCGGGCGTTGACCCGTCAGACCTGCACCGACTTTCGGGAGTTCGATATGGCGTACCCGGACAGCGACGCTTGGCGAAAGCTCGGCGTCGCCCCGGCGCCCCGGCAACTCAAGGCGTATGGTTCCCACAAGGATGGTTGCCGAATGGACACGTTCCACCGCGAGTTCAACGCCTACGTGGCAAAAGGAGAGTTTCCGTCGCTCGTCACCATTCGACTGCCGCGCAACCACACCGTGGGAACCGCCGATGGAATGGGCTCCGCACGCGCAATGGTGGCGGACAACGATTACGCGGTCGGCCAACTGGTCGACCTGATCAGTCACAGCCCGTTTTGGAAAGACACCGTCATCTGTGTTCTCGAAGACGACGCGCAGGCCGGTTTCGACCATGTCGACTGCCACCGCTCACCTGCCCTGGTTATCAGTCCGTACATCGAGCGTGGGAAGCTCGACAGCCGTTTCTACAACACCGACAGCATGCTGCGAACGATCGAGCTGCTGATCGGCCTGAGGCCGATGAACACCTATGACGTCATTGCCCCGCCGATCGACGTCTTTAGTGGTCGGGCCGCAAACATGGACCCGTACGCGGCTATCTTGCCCGCAAAGGAGATCGTCGGGGAAGTGAACCGGCGCGATGCCTATCGATCGAGGGATAGCGCGCGGCTTATCAGCCGGATGAGCGAGGAGTCGTTGGCCGACTTCGAGTTAAACGACATTCTTTGGGGCTCCATCAAGGGAGCTAACGCGCCCAGGCCACAATTACGAGGGGTAAGGTGGAACGCTAGGGATTTAGACTGAACAACCATCAAACATAGCCGGTAAAACGAGAGAGGGCCTCCTCAAAGAAGAGACCCTTTCGTAGAGACCAGGCGCCGGCGCCGTTTAGATGGAACTTGATGCTTCGACCCGACGGATCAGGCCAGCAGCTAGAAGGGCGGTCTTCAACCCGGCCAGCTCACGCTCTTCTTTTTGCTCGCCCCGCAAAAAAGAACGTCCCGCGACGTGGAAATCCGCCACGACTTCGTACCCCTGCGGGAGCTGAACGGGCGGCTCGATAACTTGCATATCACGTTTATGATCTATCACCAGACGAGCACCGGTAGCGGCATTCGGCCCTTTTGTGGGGGACATCGCAAGAGCCTAACCCTAACCAGGGAGTATTGCCGGGACGGCCTAGCGGCAAGGATCGGGATAATTTAAACATTGAAACAAGAGGGAACAGCCGAAGATGTCTCGCCGGAGCCGACCCCCTATGTTCCGCGCCTTATCGCGTCTAACAACATGTTGGAGGCGCTTCTCGAATCAATGCCCTTTATCGCCTTCGTAAAGGACGAAAACAGCCGCTATTTGTACGCCAACCTTGAGTTCGAGCGGCTAATGGAGCGCCCAAGATCTGAAATCGTCGGGGCTACCGATAGTGACCTCTTCAGTGAGGAAGGCGCGCGCCGCAATGTCAGGAACGATCGTCAAGTACTGGCGACCGGGGAAGTGCTTCGCACCAACGAAACCCTCCAGCCTGGCGGAGTTCCCAGGGAATTCACATCGGTCAAGTTCGCCTTTGAGGTGGGCGGGCGGCGTCTCGTCGGCGGAATGGTTTACGATGTCACCGAGCAGCGTCGCATCCAGCGGGCGGTTACCGACAGCCAGGCGCGGTTAAAAGCGGCCTTGGAAGCCGGCTACGACGCGTTCTTTATTTTGGACGCCGTCCGCGACGATAGGCATGAAATCGTGGATTTCGTGATCGTCGACGTGAACCGAAATGGCGAGCGGGTTCTCGAGCGGACTCGCTGGGAGCTCGTCGGACATCGACTTACCGTGCTCCTGCCGGAGCGCGCCGAGGCGGGAATCATCGGCCGTTTCGCAAGGGTCCTCGAAACTCGCACCCCCTCCGAGGAAGAGTTCACGATGGTGAATAAGGCGGGAGAGACGCAGTGGTATCGCAACCAAGTCGTCCCGCTCGGCGAGGGGATCGCGATTACGCTTCGGGAGATCACCGGTCAAAAACAGGCCGACGCGATGGCCCGCCAGCACACCCAGGTACTCGAGAATTCCCTCGGTGGAATCGCGTTGGTATCCAAGGAAGGCCTCTTTACATTTGTCAACGGAGAGTTCTGCCGGATGCTCGGGATGGTCCCCGAAGAGCTGGTTGGCCAGCCCTGGGATGTCGCCGTGCGAACCGACGACTTACCAAAGGCCCAGAACGCCGCCGAACAGCTCGCCCAATTGCCTCGCGTTGAGCTAGAGGTCCGCGGACGGCGGCAAGATAAGGCCACCTTGGTTATGCGCTGCGTCTTCATCTCCGTTTCTCGCGACGCGGAGCCAGACGGCTTTTATTTCTTCGCAATGGACGTTACCGAGCAGCGGCGTTACGAACGGATGCTGGAGGAGGCTAATGTTCGACTCCGAGAGCAGGCCGCCACCGACGCCTTGACCGGTGTTCGTAATCGCCGAGAATTCGACCTTCGCCTCGAGCAAGAGATCATCGAAGCAAAGCGATACGAGCGGGACCTTGCCGTTGTGATGATGGATGTCGACAAATTCAAGGCCTTCAACGACGAGTTCGGCCACCCGGCCGGCGACGACGTGCTTCGCCGGGTCGCGGGGATCGTGGTGATGGCGGCCCGCGGCATCGACGTAGTAGCCCGTTACGGCGGGGAAGAGTTCGTGGTCCTCCTGCCCGACACCGATCTAAACGGTGCTCGGCAACTCGCGGAGCGTTTCCGGCGCGCCCTCGAGGGTGCGAGCTGGCCGTTGCGGCAAATCACCGCCAGTTTCGGGTGCGCCGCTCTTGGAGAGGGGAAATCGAATCCGGAGAGCCTTATCGCGGCCGCCGATCGCGCTCTCTACGCCGCCAAGGCTGAAGGACGCAATCGAGTTTGCGTAGAGGAATAAAAATGGTCGGGGCGACAGGATTCGAACCTGCGGCCTCATGCTCCCAAAGCACGCGCTCTACCAAGCTGAGCTACGCCCCGACACGGGGATAGAGGGTACCCGTTCGGCCTCGCAGTTAGTGTCCAAACCCCATCGAGTTTCGTGGCACAGGCGGCTCGCCCGAGTAACAAACCTATTGTTATTCCCTAACCACTAGGATGGGTTAATGTCCGCCGCCGCATCCGCCGCCTCCACATCCATGCCCGCCGCACCCATGTCCGCCACATCCGTGTCCTCCGCACCCGTGGCCGCCATGTCCCCCGTCACCTCCGCCGTGATGTCCGTCGCTGGGGCTTCCTCCATCGGAGCCACACCCGCCCGAGAGGTCCCAACTCCCTCCGGCCCCCCCGCCCCCTTCCAACCGGTCTTGGGTAAGAAGGCGATTAAGAAGAGGATCACCGCGACGAACGCCGCCATCATCAGCAGCGGCACGATCGTCTCCGCGTCCCCGGTCTCGCCGCATCCCACCGCCGCTCCGGTGGCGATCCCGAAGAGGCTGAGAAAAGCGAAGGCCCGCTTCGCGCGGGCCTTGGGGATCATCCAATATTCTGCTGTCGTTCGTTCGGGAAGCGGCTTCCCGAACCTCGACTCGGTCGGAGGCCAGATGTCGATCGGCGGTTCGCAGTCGAATAGCCTCCGGTACGACTCCAGTGTTCGGTCGTACCAGTCGTCGAACTTCGCGCTTTCTTCCGGTCCTCCCTTCGTCGGCTCGTGGTGCAGCGGCCCTGGAAGGACTTGACCGCATAGGCGATCCCAATAGGAGCGAGTGTAGGTCAGGTGAAGGTGCCAAGCCTGGTCCACCTGGTCGGAAGGGCTGCAGGGGTGTCCAGCGGCAAAGCAGAGGAAAAGAAACTTTCGATACTCTTCGACCACCCGGTGGGTGTAGGGGTGGCTCCAGCCGTTTTCTCGTGCCAGGCGTCCACGGAAGCCAAGGATCTGTCCCGTTTCGTCGATTTGGAAGCTCGCGAGCTTCGTCCAGAGCTCACTCTGGTTTTCGTTTAGTGTCATCGAAGTCATGATACGACAGTCTCAAATCGCTCCAAAGGCCCTTAATGGTCGGTTAATATTCGAGTTGCAGATTCTCTCAGTTGCGGCATGACGTACCAAGAAGCGCTCGACTACATCGCCTCGCTCGCTCCACGGGGCTGGCGGCTTGGTCTTGACCGGATGGGAGCCTTCTGCGAGGCCGCTGGGCTTTCGGAGACGCTTCGATCTATCAACTACGTCCACATCGCCGGTACGAACGGAAAGGGATCGACTACCGCCTTCACGCAGTCGCTTCTGGTCGAAGCAGGGAAGCGAACCGGCGCCTTCTTCTCCCCCTACGTCGTCGATCCCCGCGAGCGTGTTCAGTTCGGACGATCGATGATCGGCAAGGAGGAACTGGCCGAGGTGACCGAGGCGCTTATCCCGATCGCGGAGCAGTTCACCGAGACCGAGTTTGGGGGGATCACCGAGTTTGAATTTAAGACCGCTGTCGGCTTCGAATATTGGCGCCGGAAGAAATGCGACTGGGTCGCGCTCGAAGTCGGCTTGGGAGGCCGGTACGATGCCACGAATGTAGTGACGCCGGCGGTAAGCGTGATTACCAGCATAGGACTCGATCACGTCGCGATCCTCGGGAGCACGTTGGCAGCGATCGCCAGAGAGAAAGCAGGAATTATCAAACCGGGAGTGCCGGTCGTCGTCGGGATATTGCCGCCGGAGGCGATGGAGGTCGTTGAAGAGGTCGCCGCCGATTGCGGTTCCCAGATCTGGCGCTACGGCAGGGAAGTGCTTTGGGAACGAAGCGGCACCGTGGTTACTCCGGCAGGGCACTACGACGGCCTTGTGCCGGGTCTAAAGGGAGATATTCAGCGGCACAACCTTGCGCTCGCGATCGCCGCGCTCGATGCCGCAAGAGTTCGCTTAGATCCCGAGCCGGCGCGTTTGGGGGCGTCGAGGGCGTTCGCGCCCGGGCGATTCCAGGTGGTTGAGGCTCTCGGAACCACCTTCGTGTTCGACGGAGCCCACAACACCGAAGCGGCTCGCAATCTGACGGAGGTGTTCCAAAGTGACTTCTGCTTCTTCGGCGCCCGGATCGTGACTAATATGGTTCGAGGGCATGAGCTCGACGACTTCTACCGCGAGATCCTGCCAATTATCCAAACGGCCCACGTAGTGCCGATAGGGGTCCCGAGGGCTTACCCGGTCGAAGAAACTCTGTCGGCAATTCGCCAACTCGGCAAGTCTGCCCAAGGGCACGAAACGCTGGAAGAGGGCCTGAAAGCGGCTGCCCTAGAAGCCGGGCCAGACGAACTTGTACTCGTTACCGGAAGCTACTACCTCGTAGGTGAAGCCCTTCGCCTACTCCTCCCCTAGTTTCGCTACATGGCACCTTCCGTCCGGAGTTAACACAAAGGCGCTAAGGCAGTAGAGTAGGGGCGGCAAACCCGCCCCTACTCTACTGTCTCTGTGTTTGTCTCCTCTCAGGGCTCGCCAGGCAAAAACTGGTTGGATTTAGGCTTCCAGCCGGCAGTCCGAGCAACTTCGTAGCGAAGCGAGAGACTCTATTTAGGTCTATATTTCGCTTGCCCGTAGCCCGGGGACTATGGTTTTTAACCAAATGGATTGACAAAGTAGGTTCACGCGTAGCCCGGGGACTTATCCCCGGTAGAACCCTGAACCGCGGCTAAAGCCACGGGCTACGGGTGAAATTGGACGAGGGAAATGTAAGCCTAATTTGCCAATGACCATGAAGCCCATGCCACGTTTTAATCCAACCACGCCGCGACGGCGGCATCCAACATCGGCTCGGTCAGCCGACCGGTAAAGGTGTT
This window encodes:
- a CDS encoding alkaline phosphatase family protein — its product is MGAGKILVIGAVVAGLGASALTLLSRRDDKRRIVTGKYISPQGEQTEVGSFPINIALSPDRRYFVVTNVGFRQQLSVLDSVTGKLLSRTQFLARAKQDKALYYGLAFRQEGSRTLLYASQGSEDVVGVFELSSDGQLERVSRFADPPPAYKNKIPHHVAGVAVSADGRTLFAVNNQSHAENGFTGSVSFIDTGNGTVTKEVKVPAFPYSVVAVVRGPMAGKRIYVSCERDGVVASIDTESGAVTTIRTGGGPTSLLLNRDNTALYVSNSNGDTVSALDVATNRVTDTLLLRQGDLRGIPGATPLGMVLAPDQETLYVALGDMNAVAVVDVKAHRVRGLVDAGWYPTAVALSPDGRHLFVANAKGVQTRNPNDKPVRDWGQYHPNIIEGTVSHLLLSDVEKGLAASTARVLDNNLATGHAATAISRQFTRPPVKHVVYVIKENRTYDQVFGDISRANGDASLCLFPREVTPNQHALADRFALLDNFYVCAEVSADGWNWSTSGMGNAYTERNVPYNYSGRGRAYDFEGTNNGTSVDLEGMRDVATSAGGYLWDQAAKARKSYRNYGFFVEGKPGKAGEAEHEEATKRALTRQTCTDFREFDMAYPDSDAWRKLGVAPAPRQLKAYGSHKDGCRMDTFHREFNAYVAKGEFPSLVTIRLPRNHTVGTADGMGSARAMVADNDYAVGQLVDLISHSPFWKDTVICVLEDDAQAGFDHVDCHRSPALVISPYIERGKLDSRFYNTDSMLRTIELLIGLRPMNTYDVIAPPIDVFSGRAANMDPYAAILPAKEIVGEVNRRDAYRSRDSARLISRMSEESLADFELNDILWGSIKGANAPRPQLRGVRWNARDLD
- a CDS encoding bifunctional folylpolyglutamate synthase/dihydrofolate synthase, with protein sequence MTYQEALDYIASLAPRGWRLGLDRMGAFCEAAGLSETLRSINYVHIAGTNGKGSTTAFTQSLLVEAGKRTGAFFSPYVVDPRERVQFGRSMIGKEELAEVTEALIPIAEQFTETEFGGITEFEFKTAVGFEYWRRKKCDWVALEVGLGGRYDATNVVTPAVSVITSIGLDHVAILGSTLAAIAREKAGIIKPGVPVVVGILPPEAMEVVEEVAADCGSQIWRYGREVLWERSGTVVTPAGHYDGLVPGLKGDIQRHNLALAIAALDAARVRLDPEPARLGASRAFAPGRFQVVEALGTTFVFDGAHNTEAARNLTEVFQSDFCFFGARIVTNMVRGHELDDFYREILPIIQTAHVVPIGVPRAYPVEETLSAIRQLGKSAQGHETLEEGLKAAALEAGPDELVLVTGSYYLVGEALRLLLP
- a CDS encoding diguanylate cyclase, producing the protein MKQEGTAEDVSPEPTPYVPRLIASNNMLEALLESMPFIAFVKDENSRYLYANLEFERLMERPRSEIVGATDSDLFSEEGARRNVRNDRQVLATGEVLRTNETLQPGGVPREFTSVKFAFEVGGRRLVGGMVYDVTEQRRIQRAVTDSQARLKAALEAGYDAFFILDAVRDDRHEIVDFVIVDVNRNGERVLERTRWELVGHRLTVLLPERAEAGIIGRFARVLETRTPSEEEFTMVNKAGETQWYRNQVVPLGEGIAITLREITGQKQADAMARQHTQVLENSLGGIALVSKEGLFTFVNGEFCRMLGMVPEELVGQPWDVAVRTDDLPKAQNAAEQLAQLPRVELEVRGRRQDKATLVMRCVFISVSRDAEPDGFYFFAMDVTEQRRYERMLEEANVRLREQAATDALTGVRNRREFDLRLEQEIIEAKRYERDLAVVMMDVDKFKAFNDEFGHPAGDDVLRRVAGIVVMAARGIDVVARYGGEEFVVLLPDTDLNGARQLAERFRRALEGASWPLRQITASFGCAALGEGKSNPESLIAAADRALYAAKAEGRNRVCVEE
- a CDS encoding glycine-rich domain-containing protein, producing MTLNENQSELWTKLASFQIDETGQILGFRGRLARENGWSHPYTHRVVEEYRKFLFLCFAAGHPCSPSDQVDQAWHLHLTYTRSYWDRLCGQVLPGPLHHEPTKGGPEESAKFDDWYDRTLESYRRLFDCEPPIDIWPPTESRFGKPLPERTTAEYWMIPKARAKRAFAFLSLFGIATGAAVGCGETGDAETIVPLLMMAAFVAVILFLIAFLPKTGWKGAGGPEGVGTSRAGVAPMEEAPATDITAEVTGDMAATGAEDTDVADMGAAGMDVEAADAAADINPS